Proteins encoded by one window of Deinococcus radiodurans R1 = ATCC 13939 = DSM 20539:
- a CDS encoding tRNA (cytidine(34)-2'-O)-methyltransferase, with the protein MTDAEASGPLLHVVLFEPEKAGNVGNVARTCSVLGAELHLIRPFGFHLHDREFRRAVMDYLQGVTLHEYAGWSDFQAQLPDAARVFAFSTHATEYHTRAGFKRGDYLLFGPESRGLPVWLRDALPKLKLPQPGRGRSLNLSVAVGAAAFEAGRQIERW; encoded by the coding sequence ATGACTGACGCCGAGGCATCCGGGCCGCTGCTGCACGTCGTTCTCTTCGAGCCGGAAAAGGCGGGCAACGTCGGCAATGTGGCCCGCACCTGCTCGGTGCTGGGGGCCGAGCTGCACCTCATTCGTCCCTTCGGGTTTCACCTGCACGACCGTGAGTTTCGCCGCGCCGTGATGGACTACCTTCAGGGTGTCACCCTGCACGAGTACGCGGGCTGGAGCGACTTTCAGGCGCAACTTCCCGACGCGGCGCGGGTCTTCGCTTTTTCTACCCACGCCACTGAGTACCACACCCGCGCGGGCTTTAAACGCGGCGATTATTTGCTGTTCGGCCCGGAGTCGCGCGGGCTGCCGGTGTGGCTACGCGACGCCCTGCCCAAGCTCAAGCTGCCGCAGCCCGGCAGGGGCCGCAGCCTCAACCTCAGCGTGGCGGTGGGGGCGGCGGCCTTCGAGGCGGGGCGGCAAATCGAGAGGTGGTAG
- a CDS encoding DUF2087 domain-containing protein, with product MSLTSLVQGSADVPFVEDPYEQRVLRAFLRGGKLLQIPAQRKKRDVVLRFLAGLFEPERRYPEAEVNALLGEYHPDFFTLRRELVGAGLLEREQGEYWRPEPTETPSRL from the coding sequence GTGAGCCTCACGTCTCTGGTCCAGGGGTCTGCCGACGTTCCTTTCGTAGAAGACCCCTACGAGCAGCGGGTGCTGCGGGCCTTTTTGCGGGGCGGCAAACTACTGCAAATTCCCGCCCAGCGCAAGAAACGCGACGTGGTCTTGCGTTTTCTGGCGGGCCTGTTCGAGCCGGAGCGCCGTTACCCCGAAGCCGAGGTCAACGCCCTACTCGGCGAGTACCATCCCGACTTCTTTACCCTGCGCCGCGAACTGGTGGGTGCGGGCTTGCTGGAACGCGAGCAGGGCGAGTACTGGCGTCCTGAGCCGACGGAGACGCCCAGCAGGCTCTAA
- a CDS encoding winged helix-turn-helix domain-containing protein: protein MSADLAARAALFRALSHPARLTLLRLAWTEALSGEHLARLVQLAPATVSHHLAQLTEVGLMTVQP, encoded by the coding sequence GTGAGTGCCGATCTTGCCGCCCGCGCCGCCCTGTTCCGGGCGCTTTCGCATCCGGCGCGGCTGACCCTGCTGCGGCTGGCATGGACCGAAGCCCTCAGCGGTGAGCACCTGGCGCGGCTGGTGCAGCTTGCCCCTGCCACCGTCAGTCATCATCTGGCACAATTGACCGAAGTGGGCCTGATGACCGTGCAACCTTAG